From one Gracilibacillus salinarum genomic stretch:
- a CDS encoding EAL domain-containing protein — protein MDPLDIMMHVDKIKPHFQAIFSADSHEVVGYEVLGRLELDDQSIRLGPFFRDPNVPDDFKMEMDQKIQDLALQQYLEQGMDEQLYINVHADYFASDKEDEYLEHLFAYQEKGLDLSKIIIEITEHHFAGDIEMLLHTFKYLKTLGIKIAIDDLGRGSSNLDRISLMEPDILKVDLEALQNESMSTAFHGIIYSLSLLSRKLGAELLFDGISSNYHFHYAWRNNGRFYQGSFLAEPVNHFVEKDRLKDRFRQDIQQFIQVERAKLTTKFQLTTTLNHQVQEKWKLIKKSKTLDEQVDDLAKEMEHIFFRIYVTDEDGFQKTVNFIHLGHDWVWDETVKGKNWSWRPYFIENVIRMKEEKTGFLSELYNDIETGERIRTFSFPLDETLYLFMDVSPMYLDEHQDLLW, from the coding sequence ATGGATCCTTTAGATATAATGATGCATGTAGATAAAATAAAACCGCATTTTCAGGCAATTTTTAGCGCTGACAGTCATGAAGTGGTTGGCTACGAAGTGCTGGGGCGATTGGAATTGGATGATCAATCTATTCGTCTAGGTCCTTTTTTTCGTGATCCCAATGTTCCGGATGATTTCAAAATGGAGATGGATCAGAAAATACAAGATCTTGCATTGCAGCAATATTTGGAACAAGGGATGGATGAACAACTCTATATTAATGTTCATGCAGATTATTTTGCTTCTGATAAAGAAGACGAATATTTAGAGCATTTATTTGCTTATCAAGAAAAAGGCCTTGATCTTTCGAAAATCATTATCGAAATTACCGAACACCATTTCGCAGGGGATATCGAAATGCTGTTACATACGTTTAAATACTTAAAAACATTGGGTATAAAAATAGCAATCGATGATTTAGGAAGAGGATCGAGTAATTTAGATCGGATCAGTTTGATGGAGCCGGATATTCTTAAAGTTGACTTAGAAGCATTACAGAATGAATCCATGTCGACAGCGTTCCACGGTATTATTTACTCTCTGTCCTTACTTTCACGTAAGCTGGGTGCTGAGTTGCTATTTGACGGTATTTCATCTAACTACCACTTCCATTATGCTTGGCGAAATAATGGTCGGTTTTATCAAGGTAGCTTTTTAGCTGAACCCGTTAATCACTTTGTCGAAAAAGATCGTCTCAAAGACCGCTTTCGTCAAGACATTCAGCAATTTATCCAAGTGGAACGTGCAAAGCTTACAACAAAATTTCAACTGACAACGACATTAAATCATCAAGTGCAAGAGAAATGGAAATTAATAAAGAAAAGCAAAACTCTTGATGAACAAGTAGATGACTTAGCCAAAGAAATGGAGCATATTTTCTTTCGAATCTATGTGACAGATGAAGACGGTTTTCAAAAAACAGTAAACTTTATTCACCTGGGACATGATTGGGTATGGGATGAGACTGTTAAAGGGAAAAATTGGAGCTGGCGTCCATACTTTATCGAGAATGTGATCCGGATGAAGGAAGAAAAAACAGGTTTTTTATCTGAGCTCTATAATGACATTGAGACAGGAGAAAGGATTCGCACGTTTTCTTTTCCGTTAGACGAGACACTTTATTTATTTATGGATGTCTCCCCAATGTATTTAGATGAGCATCAAGATTTATTGTGGTAA